CCGAACCCGGCGACTACTTCGAGTACCGGTGCGGCGTCCACTCCGTGCTGGTGGTGCGCGGCGACGACGGCGAATTGCGCGCCTTCCAGAACGTGTGCCGCCATCGCGGCAATTCGCTGTGCGCCGGGTCGGGCGAGGGCTTGCGCGAACTGCGGTGCGGCTATCACGGCTGGACCTGGGATCTGGCCGGCGCGCTGCGGCGCGTGCCGCACAGGAAAGGCTTCGGCGCGCTCCGGCTGACCGACTATCCCCTGCTGCCGGTGCGCGTCGAAACCTGGGAACGTCTGGTGTTCGTCAATCTCGACGCCGACGCGGTCCCGTTGCGGGAGTACCTGGAGGCGATGCCCGACGACATCGCCTGGAACCGGCTCGGCGACTTCCGCTGCTACGCCACGATGACCATCGAGGTCGAGGCGAACTGGAAGACGATCGCCGACGGGTTCAGCGAGACCTACCACATCCAGACGCTGCATCCCGAGCTTCACAGATGTATGGACGACGTCTATGCCCCGCAAATCATCTGGGGTCACACCGGAAAGTCGGAGCAGTACTACGGGGTGCCGAGTCCGAGCATCAAGGAGGGGCTGACCGACAGCGAGGTGTGGGACGCCTACGTCGCGACGCAGGGTGCGCTGATGGGGGTCGCGGAGGACACGCCGTTCCCCGCTGATCAGGACGGGCGGTCGGCGGCCGACGTGATCGCCGCGCGGACAAAGGAGTTCGCCGGTGAGCGTGGTGTCGACCTGAGCTGGGCGAGCACCGACCAGGTGATGCGCCTACACCAGTACAACGTGTTCCCGAACATGTCGCTGTTGACCAACGCCGACCACTTGACGGTACTCACCGCCCGTCCCGGCCCAGATCCCGATCATGGTGAGCTGGTGATGATCGTCTGGATGCGGGTGCCGCCGGAGGCACCCCGTGTCAAGCCGACCGATGTGCGGATGACCGCGGCAGATGCGCACCCCGGTCTGGTTCTGACGCAGGACATCACGGTGTTGGCGGGTCTACAGCGCGGCCTTCACCAGCCCGGCTTCACCCACGTCGTGCTGTCCAACGAGGAGCGCCGCGTGATCAACATGCACCGTAATCTGGAACGCTATCTGGACCTGCCCGAGTCGGAACGAATCACCGGAGGTGAGCCGCTTGGCGCAGCCACGTAGCCGAACCGGCGACCCCGTCACGGCCGACCAGATTCTGGACACCGCGGCCCGGATGATCGATGTCGACGGGGTGGATGCGTTCACCATGCGCCGACTCGCCGAGCAGTTGGGCGTCGCCGTCACCTCCATCTACTGGCACGTCGGCGGCAGAGACAAACTCTTCGACAGCTTGGTCGAACAACTGCTGCGACAGATGGCCCACCTGCCGA
The nucleotide sequence above comes from Mycolicibacterium moriokaense. Encoded proteins:
- a CDS encoding aromatic ring-hydroxylating oxygenase subunit alpha — encoded protein: MTRTAPVSENVGDPDHPRREDAIGAPPQRPTLVPAQRYYSPEFARLEAERMWPRVWQFACTVDHVAEPGDYFEYRCGVHSVLVVRGDDGELRAFQNVCRHRGNSLCAGSGEGLRELRCGYHGWTWDLAGALRRVPHRKGFGALRLTDYPLLPVRVETWERLVFVNLDADAVPLREYLEAMPDDIAWNRLGDFRCYATMTIEVEANWKTIADGFSETYHIQTLHPELHRCMDDVYAPQIIWGHTGKSEQYYGVPSPSIKEGLTDSEVWDAYVATQGALMGVAEDTPFPADQDGRSAADVIAARTKEFAGERGVDLSWASTDQVMRLHQYNVFPNMSLLTNADHLTVLTARPGPDPDHGELVMIVWMRVPPEAPRVKPTDVRMTAADAHPGLVLTQDITVLAGLQRGLHQPGFTHVVLSNEERRVINMHRNLERYLDLPESERITGGEPLGAAT